The DNA region TGCGGATCCAGTTTGATGGCACGCTGAAATTGTTTGATGGCTTCGCGCAGACCTGCGGCCGTGCGTAGTCCGAAAGCGGCTTTACCTCTCAAATACGCGTCGTGTGCCCTGGGATTTTGAGTGGCGGGGGCGACCAGTTGACTGCTGCCCGCGATTTTCAGTTGCATGACGCTAGCGATGGCCTTGGAGATGCTGTCCTGCATGGCAAACACGTCTTTGAAGTCCTGGTCATAACGCGACGACCACACCTGGTTTCCGCTGGTGGTGCTGGCGAGCGCAGCAGACGCGCGTAGCTGGTCACCATTGCGCATCACGCTGCCGCTAAGGATGTAGGCGACGTTGAGGCGCTTGCCGATTTCCTCCACCGACAAATTGCTGTCGCGGTAGCCGTTCATGGTCTGCCAGGCAATGACCTGCATGCCGGGGAACTGGCTGAAGTCGTCGGTAAGCTCCTGCGTCAGCCCGTCGCTCACATACTGCTGCTTGGGATCACTACTCAGGTTGCGGAACGGGAGAATCGCGATGGTGTTCGGCGGCGGTGAAAATGTCGGTACGGAAGCAATCGTCGGGGCTTGCGCGGCTTGAAATGCATTCTGCGAAGTGACCTGCCAGATGTATGCGCCGGAGACGCCGACAAACGCAACGACGATTGCTGTCAACAGCAGACCGAGTCGCCAGCGGCGTTTCTGCCAACGCATCAGTTTCTCGGGATCCACCGGCTTGATCAGCAGCCAGGCGAACATCAACACTACCGGGAGACCGAGCAGCAGCACCACGATCACCAGGCGCACACTGGTGCGCGGTACTCCAAAGTCGGGGAACACGCTATTAGCGAGCTGGATGATGATCCAGGCAGCGACCGCGTAAATCGTCGCCACCCGGTAGATGTGATGCCGTTTGAAGCGCGCCAGCAGACTCAGGGACTCTTCAGCCATTGCCACACCGTGAGGGTGAAATCCCTCCTGGATTTGGCCTCATCATACTGGCGTTATACGCCATGGCAACGACAGTTGAAGGTGCCGAGCCCGGGCGGCCTGGGAGCGTAGTCAGGCAAAGTGCAGGAGCAAAGCCACCGCGCCGGCCGCAAGACAATAAATGCCGAAGGGCCGCAAGGCCGTGACTTCGGTTTTGCCGAGGTATTTCATCAGTACCCAGGTGCTGAGCCAAGCGAACACGCCGGCCAGGATGCCGCCCGCGACGATAGTCAGCATCAGGCCTTCCGGCAGCCGCGCGCGGTGCATCACCAGTCTTGGTACTTCCAGCAGCCCGGCTGCACCGATGACGGGCGTGGCGAGGAGAAACGAAAAGCGCGCGGACGAGGCGTAATCCAGTCCCGACCACGCGCCGGCGACCAGGGTGACGCCGGAGCGTGAAATGCCGGGAATCAGGGCCAGCGCCTGTGCGATGCCGATGCCGAACGCACGCGCCCAGCCCATGGTGGTGAGTTCATGGCGCGCGGCGCGCTTTTTGAGTGCGTCGCCGATGAACAGGATCACGCCGTTGACCATGAGAAACACCGCGGCGACGGTGAATTCGCTAAACAGCAGGCGGATCTTGTGTTCCAGCGCCAAACCGATGAAGCCGGCGGGAATCGTGCCCACGACCAGCAGCCAGAATAGCCGGGCATTCGGATCACTCGGCCGGCCGCGGGCCTTCCATGCGCCGCCCAGCAGCGCAAACCAGTCGCGCCAGAAATAGATGAACAGCGCCGCCGCCGTTCCCAGATGCAGCACCACTATATAAGGTAGAAACCAGGGCGCCTGCCGGTCGATGGGCCAGTGCAACACCGCCGGCACCAGGATGCTGTGACCCAGGCTGCTGATCGGGAACAGCTCGGTGACGCCCTGGATAATGGCGAGGATCAGTAGATGCAGCGCCAGCACGAATTGCTCCTTTGTCCCGTCACTGCCGTGCGCGCGGGGCGCCAGGAATTAACGTACCCGGATGCCCGCATGCACGGAAACGACGATGCAACAAAATACAACGCCGCGCTGGACGCGGCGGCGTATTTGTACTGATTACCTGCAAATTTCTCAACCCAGGTCGAACTTGATGCCCTGGGCCAGCGGCAACTGATCCGACCAGTTGACGGTGTTGGTCTGGCGCCGCATGTAAGTTTTCCAGGCGTCGGAACCGGCTTCGCGCCCGCCGCCGGTTTCCTTTTCGCCGCCGAAGGCACCGCCGATTTCCGCACCCGAGGTACCGATGTTGACGTTTGCGATGCCGCAGTCGCTGCCCAGGTGCGAGACGAAGTACTCGGCGTTCTTGAGGCTGGTTGTGAAGATCGCGGATGCCAGGCCCTGCGGCACGTCGTTGTGCAGGCGCACGGCCTCATCCAGCGTCTGGTAGCTGATCAGGTACAGAATCGGCGCAAAGGTTTCGGACTTGACGATGGGCCAGTCGTTGTGGGCGCGCACGATGGTAGGCTCTACGAAAAATCCCGCGCGCTCCAATACCTTGCCACCGCACAGGATCTTGCCGCCGGCCTTCTGCACTTCGGTCAGCGCGGACTTGTAACCTTTGACCGCGTCGGCGCTGCACAGCGGTCCCATCAGCGTGCCGGGGGCGAGCGGGTCGCCAATCCTGACTTGCGCGTAGGCATTGACGAGCCGCTTGCTGAGCTCTTCAGCGATGCTCTCGTGCACTATCAGGCGGCGGGTGGTGGTGCAGCGCTGACCGGCCGTGCCCACCGAGCCGAACACGATGGCCGGCACCGCGAGTTTCAGGTCGGCGGTTTTGTCCACGATGATGGCATTGTTGCCGCCCAGTTCCAGCAGCGACTTGCCGAGGCGTGCGGCAACCGCTTCACCCACTTTGCGACCCACAACTGTTGAGCCGGTAAAGGAAACCAGCGCGACGCGTTCATCCCGAACGAAGCGTTCCGCCAATGCGTGGCCAGTGTCCACGAACATGGAAAAGATCGCCGGATAGCTGTGCTCGGTGAGCACGCGGTTAAGTATGCGCTGCACGGCAATGGCGCACAGCGGCGTGCGCGGCGAAGGCTTCCACACCGTGATGTTGCCGCACACCGCCGAGATGAACGCGTTCCACGACCACACCGCGACCGGAAAATTGAAGGCGGAAATCACGCCCACGATTCCGAGCGGATGCCATTGTTCGTACATGCGGTGCTGCGGGCGCTCGGATTGCATGCTGCGGCCGTAGAGCATGCGCGCCTGGCCGACCGCAAAGTCGGCGACGTCGATCATTTCCTGTACTTCACCATCGCCTTCGGCCTTGATCTTGCCCATCTCGAGCGACACCAGACTGCCGAGTGCATCTTTGTGTGCGCGCAGCGCCATGCCGATCAGACGTACGGCCTCGCCACGTTTCGGCGCCGGCACGTCGCGCCACTGTTTGAAGGCCGCTTGGGCGTCGCTGATGACCTGCTCGTAATCGGCGGGTGTGGCGCAGCGTACTTTGGCCAGAACCTTGCCGGTGGCTGGATTGATGGATTCCAGCACTGGAGCCGCGTCACTCTTGCGCCAACCGCCGGTCGGCGTCCACACGCCGGCATTGTCCGGTTCCAGTCCCAGCGCTTTCAGAATCTGGTTCAAGTCCGCCATGAATGTGTCTCAGGCCACGAATTGTTTGCCGGCGGCGCCAGTGCGTACCCAGCGGGCCGAGAGTTCCGCGCTGTCCGCCTGCGCATAGGCCTTGCCGAAGCGGTTGGCGAGTATGTCGGCAAGCCGGAATTGTTCCTGCTTGATCAGGCCGTGGTAAGCGCCGGGGGTTTTCAGCACCAGGTCCACCACCGCGCACACGCCCGAGGCTGTGGTCACCTGAATCGCGGCCCACAGCTTGTCGGCGATTTCCTGCGGATACACAGCGTTCACGTAGTTTTCTTCCATGAACTTGCCGTGCTGCAAGCCGGTGACCGACACGTACACCAGCACCACGTCCTGCACAGTGCGCGGCACGGCGCGTTCCAAAATGAGTTTGAGTTCGTCGCGGTGCTCGTTCATGCGCAGGTCGGTCATGAGCACGCGCATGATTTCGCAGTGGCCCGGATAGCGTATGGTCTTGTAGGTGAGATTACGCACTTTGCCGGCCCAGGTTTCGGCGAGCGTGCCGAGTCCGCCCGAGGTGTTGAACGCCTCGTATAACCGGCCTTCGAGCTGGATGGTCTCCAAACCTTCGAGCGGCATCAAAGCCGCGGGCTTGCCGTTGGCGATGCCGTAACAGAGGTTGCCGTACTCGTTGATCACACCGTCCGAGGACCAGGTGAGCGCATACTTGCTCATGTTACCGGGGTTCTGCGGCAGCGCGCCGACCCGCAGTTTGACGTCGTGCAGCTCGTCAAAATGACGCATGATTTCATGCGCGGCGATGCTGATGAATCCCGGCGCCAGTCCGCACTGCGGCGCGAATGCCGTGCTGGCTTCTGCAGCGGTTTTGGTCACTGCGCGTGTGACTTCCACGTCCTCTGTAAGGTCGAAATAGTGCAACTTGAGTTTGCGCGCCAGCTCCGCAACCGGCGGGTTGCAGAAGTAGGGCAGACTGGAGATCACGGCAGCCGCGGGCTGCGCCTTGCAGTGCGCTTCGAGCGCCCGCGCATCGCGCGCATCCACCTGGTAAGCCTTGATTCCCGGCAGCCCGTGGGCGCTGACCACGGATTGTGCGGCGTGACCGTTTACGTCCGCGAGGTCCACCTGGTAATCGCCGGAGGCTACCAGTAGTCCGGAGAGCAGCGAGCCGATCTTGCCGGCGCCCAGTACCAGAACACGATGCATGTAGGTAGCTCCTGTCAGTGGTCGCGCTCGCGCCCGGGGATGCGCGCATGCGCTGGTCAGCGAGACGAGAATGGTATGCGGGCGGGAAAGAAACTGGCCGCAGCCGCGGAGGCGTTATTTTAGCGTTGTGCCGCGTTTCGTGCCAGGCGAGCTTTTCCGGAACTCGCTGCACGTGTAGCATGGCGCGCGCTTATGGACCGTCAACTCATGAAAAAATGGCAGCCGGACAGCTGGCAGTCGCATGCGGCTGGTCAGCAGCCACTGTACGCGGACCCGGCGGCGGTTACGCGCGTACTGGATGCTATCCGCCGGCTGCCGCCGCTGGTCACCTGCGGCGAGGTGGACAAGCTGCGCCGCCAACTGGCCGAAGCCGGGCGCGGCGAACGCTTTGTATTGCAGGGCGGTGATTGCGCGGAAAGTTTCGACGCCTGCACCGCCGAACCAATTGCCAACAAGCTCAAGATCCTGCTGCAGATGAGCCTGGTGCTGGTGCACGGCTTGAAGAAGCGCGTGGTGCGCGTCGGCCGCATCGCCGGCCAGTACGCCAAGCCGCGCTCGGCCGACCTGGAAACCCGCAATGGCATTACCCTGCCGAGTTACCGCGGCGACATCATCAATCACGCGGGATTCTCCGCGGCGGAACGCCGGGCGGATCCGGCGCTGCTGTTGCGCGGTTACGAGTACGCCGCGCTCACCTTGAACTACGTGCGCGCCCTGGTGGACGGCGGCTTTGCCGATCTGCACCATGCGGAGCTGTGGGACCTGGAATTCGTGCGCCACTCGCCTCTGGAAGCGGAGTACCGGCGCATCGTGCAATCCATAACCGATGCCATGAGTTTCATGGAAACGATTTCCGGTCAGTCGCTGTCGGACAGCTCCAGCGTGGATTTCTTCACCAGCCACGAAGGGCTGCATCTGCTGTATGAGCAGGCCCAGACCCAATTGGTCACCGAGGCCGGGCGCTGGTACAACCTGGCGACACATTTTCCCTGGATCGGCATGCGCACCGCCGATGTGGACGGCGCGCATGTGGAATACTTTCGCGGTATCGCCAATCCGATCGCGGTCAAAGTCGGTCCGGACATGACGCCGGAACACCTGCTGGCGCTGTGCGCCGCGCTCAATCCTGACAACGAGCTGGGACGGCTGACGCTGATCCACCGTTTTGGCGCCGCGCGCATCGAGGAAAAACTGCCGCCACTCGTGGAGGCGGTGCGCAAGGGCCGTAAACAGGTGCTGTGGATCTGCGACCCGATGCACGGCAATACCGAGCTCACCGCCAGCGGACTCAAGACGCGGCGCTTCGAGAATATTCTGGGAGAACTGGAATCGGCGTTCGCGCTGCACGCACGACTGGGCAGCATTCTCGCCGGCGTGCATTTCGAGCTCACCGGCGATGACGTGACCGAATGCACCGGCGGAGCGCGTGGCCTCACGGAAGGCGATCTGGAGCGTGCGTATAAATCCCAGGTGGATCCGCGGCTCAATTACGAGCAGGCGCTGGAAATGGCGATGCGCATCGTGGCGCGCAAAGCCGGAAAATGAAATTTGATCTTCCGCCCGGATGAGCGGGTGACGGGCGCAGCCGTGCAACTTTAACCAGACTGTAAATCATGAATTTCGCCAAGATCGCGCCACCCAAAGATGGCGAGCGCATCGCAATCAACAGCGACACCACGCTCAGCGTGCCCGCACGACCGGTGATTCCGTTCATCGAGGGCGATGGCATCGGCGTGGATGTGACGCCGGTGATGCGCAAGGTGGTGGATGCGGCGGTGCACAAAGCCTACCGCGGCCAACGCCGGATCGCATGGCTGGAAACCTATGCCGGCGAGAAAGCGGTACGGAAATACGGCCGCGATCAATATCTGCCCGAAGAGACCCTGCGTGTGTTGCGTGAATGCGTGGTATCCATCAAGGGACCGCTGGGTACGCCCGTAGGCGGCGGCATCCGCTCACTCAACGTTGCCATGCGCCAGGCACTGGATTTGTATGCCTGCGTGCGGCCAATCCGTTTTTTCCCCGGCGTGTCCACGCCCATGAAGGAATCGGAACTCACCGACATGGTGGTGTTCCGCGAGAATACCGAAGACATCTACGCCGGCATCGAATGGGCGGCCGGCACGCCGCAGGTGCACCAGGTCATCTCCTTCCTGCAGGAAAAAATGGGCGTCACCGGTATCCGCTTTCCGGGCAGTTCCGCCATCGGCATCAAGCCGGTGTCCAAAGAGGGCTCGCAGCGCCTGGTGCGCAAGGCGATCCGCTATTGCGTGGATCACGATCGCGTATCCGTGACCCTGGTGCACAAGGGCAACATCATGAAGTACACGGAAGGCGCGTTCCGCGACTGGGGTTACCAGGTGGCTAAGGAGGAATTCAGCGCCATGGACATGGACGGCGGGCCGTGGTGCAAGTTCAGGAATCCCAAAACTGGGCATGACATCGTGATCAAGGACGTGATTGCCGACAATTTCCTGCAGCAGATTCTCATGCGACCCGAGGACTTCGACGTCATCGCCACCCTGAATCTCAACGGCGATTACATTTCCGATGCGCTGGCCGCGCAGGTCGGCGGCATCGGCATCGCACCGGGCGGCAACATCGGCGACGGTTACGCGGTGTTCGAGGCCACGCACGGCACGGCGCCGGGATTTGCCGGCAAGGATCGCGTCAACCCCGGCTCCATCATCCTGTCGGCGGAGATGATGCTGCGCTATCTCGGCTGGGTGGAAGCGGCGGACCTGATCCTGCACGGCGTGGCGCGCACCATCGCAGCCCGGATCATGACCTACGATCTCGCACGTCTGCGCCAGGCCATCCGCGTGTCCAAGCGCGAGATCGCCGGACGGCGCAACGTGGAGGAGAAGATGCAGAGTTTGATTCCCGGCGCCACGCTCGTGGGTTGTTCGGGTTTTGGCGAGGCCGTGATCGCGCACATGGGCTGAACCCCGGAGTGCACTGGGCAATCGCGGGGATTTGCCGTAATCTTTCCGTATCGCTCGAGCAAGGGGTACGGTGGTCACATGATCCGGGTACTGCTGGTAGATGACCACAAGCTGGTGCGCACCGGCATACGCCTGATCCTCGAAGACACGCCGGACATACGCGTGGCGGGCGAGGGCGAATCCGGTGAAGCCGCCCTCGAGCTCAGCCGTTCCCTGGCTATCGATCTGGTGCTGATGGATGTCAGCATGCCCGGGGTCGGCGGCCTCGAAGCCACGCGCCGGTTGCTGGCGCGCAATCCCGCGCTCAAGGTGATCGTGGTGTCGGTGCATGCCACCGAGCCGTATCCGTTGCAGCTCATGGAAGCCGGAGCGCACGGCTATCTCACCAAGGATTGCGCTGCCGAGGAAATCGTGGCCGCTATCCGCCAGGTGCATGCCGGTAAGCGCTACATCACGGCTAGCATTGCGCAACAACTGGCGCTCGCCAAAGTGGATGCCAACCCCGGCTCGCCCTTCGCGCAGTTGTCGCAACGCGAAATGCAGGTGATGCTGATGATCACCGGCGGCCAGCCGTCACAGGCCATCGCCGGCAGGTTGCATTTGAGCCCCAAGACGGTCAGCACTTACCGCGCACGTCTGTTCGCCAAACTCGGCGTCACCAATGCCGTCGAATTGACGCGGCTCGCACTGCGTTACGGCGTAATCGAGGAGAAGCCGCAGCACTCAGGCATGCACGAGTGACGCTCGCAACACCCGATTGACATGTGCACTTTTCGGCCTGACATCCCGCATCCATGACGGACAAGCGCGTTTTTGACAGCCAACGCTTTCTCGCCCATGTCACTCAGTCACCGGGCGTATATCACATGCTCGATGCGCGCGGGGAGATTCTGTATGTGGGCAAGGCGGGAAATCTCAAGAAGCGCCTGAGCAGTTACTTCCGCAAGACCGGCCAATCGCCGAAGACCCGGGCGATGCTGGCACATCTGGCTGCCATCGAGGTGAGCGTCACACACACCGAAACCGAAGCGCTGCTGCTCGAGAACAATCTCATCAAGGCACAGCGCCCGCGCTACAACGTTGTGTTGCGCGACGACAAGAGCTATCCCTACATCCGCATCGAGACCGGCATGCCATTCCCGCGCATGAGCGTGTATCGCGGGCCGCAACGCCCTGGCAGCCGTTATTTCGGCCCGTACCCGAGCGCGCACGCGGCGCGTGAAACCGTGGTGTTGCTGCAGAAGCTCTTCAGGTTGCGGCAGTGCAACGACGTATTCTTCCGCAACCGTACCCGACCCTGTCTGCAATATCAGATCCAGCGCTGCACCGCGCCGTGTGTGAAGCTCGTCAGTGCGGATGATTATGCCGAAGACGTGCAACACGCCATCATGTTTCTGGAAGGCCGTACGCGTGAAGTCATGGATACCATGGTCAGGCGCATGGAAGCGGCGTCCGCCGCGCAGAACTACGAGCTGGCGGCGCGCTATCGCGACCAGATTGCGAGTTTGCGCCGCACCGCGGAGCGCCAGCATATCGATTCCGCGCGCGGCGATTGCGACGTGATCGCCGCCAGCTCGCGCGCGGGCCTGCATTGCGTGGCCGTGATGCTGGTGCGCGGCGGTCACAGCCTCGGCAGCCGGGCGTTCTATCCCAAGACCGTGGGTGAGACTTCCGCGCAGGAAGTGTTGGCCGCGTTTTTGCCCCAGTATTATCTCGGGCGCGACATCCCGCGCGCGATCCTGGTATCGGAAAAATTCTCCGATGCGGCGTTGCTCGCTGAAGCCCTGGCATCGCAATCCGGGCACCGGGTCGCCATCCGCCGTCCGCAGCGTGGCGAGGGCGTGAAGCTCCTGAAGCTGGCGCGTGCCAATGCCCTGGAGTCGCTGAATCTGCGCCTGGCCATGGACGCGGGTTTGCGCGAGCGTTACGAAGCGTTGCGCGAAACCCTCAATTTGGACCAGTTACCCGCGCGCCTCGAGTGCTTCGACATCAGTCACACCATGGGCGAAGGGACAGTGGCTTCCTGCGTGGTGTTCAATGCCGAGGGCCCGGCGAAGGCGCAATACCGGCGCTTCAATATAGAAGGAGTGGCGCCGGGCGATGACTACGGCGCCATGCATCAGGCGCTCATGCGGCGCTATACGCGCCTCAAGCAGGGTGAGGGCGAGATACCCGACGTGTTGTTGATTGACGGCGGCAAGGGCCAGTTGCATGAGGCCGAGAAGGTGCTGGAAGAGCTGCAGGTCGAAGGCGTCACGCTCGTGGCGGTCGCCAAGGGGCCCGCGCGCCGGCCGGGGCTGGAGCAGCTTTTCTTGTCGGCCCGGGGAGCGCCACTTATACTGCCGCCCGATTCGCCGGCGCTGCATCTGATACAGCAGATCCGCGACGAAGCGCACCGCTTTGCCATTGCCGGGCATCGTTTGCGGCGGGCCCGGGCGCGCAGGACTTCCATCCTGGAAAGCGTCGCGGGCCTGGGGCCCAAGCGGCGGCAACTGCTGCTCAAGCAATTCGGCGGGCTGCAGGGC from Gammaproteobacteria bacterium includes:
- the uvrY gene encoding UvrY/SirA/GacA family response regulator transcription factor, translated to MIRVLLVDDHKLVRTGIRLILEDTPDIRVAGEGESGEAALELSRSLAIDLVLMDVSMPGVGGLEATRRLLARNPALKVIVVSVHATEPYPLQLMEAGAHGYLTKDCAAEEIVAAIRQVHAGKRYITASIAQQLALAKVDANPGSPFAQLSQREMQVMLMITGGQPSQAIAGRLHLSPKTVSTYRARLFAKLGVTNAVELTRLALRYGVIEEKPQHSGMHE
- a CDS encoding aldehyde dehydrogenase family protein, which codes for MADLNQILKALGLEPDNAGVWTPTGGWRKSDAAPVLESINPATGKVLAKVRCATPADYEQVISDAQAAFKQWRDVPAPKRGEAVRLIGMALRAHKDALGSLVSLEMGKIKAEGDGEVQEMIDVADFAVGQARMLYGRSMQSERPQHRMYEQWHPLGIVGVISAFNFPVAVWSWNAFISAVCGNITVWKPSPRTPLCAIAVQRILNRVLTEHSYPAIFSMFVDTGHALAERFVRDERVALVSFTGSTVVGRKVGEAVAARLGKSLLELGGNNAIIVDKTADLKLAVPAIVFGSVGTAGQRCTTTRRLIVHESIAEELSKRLVNAYAQVRIGDPLAPGTLMGPLCSADAVKGYKSALTEVQKAGGKILCGGKVLERAGFFVEPTIVRAHNDWPIVKSETFAPILYLISYQTLDEAVRLHNDVPQGLASAIFTTSLKNAEYFVSHLGSDCGIANVNIGTSGAEIGGAFGGEKETGGGREAGSDAWKTYMRRQTNTVNWSDQLPLAQGIKFDLG
- a CDS encoding undecaprenyl-diphosphate phosphatase; amino-acid sequence: MALHLLILAIIQGVTELFPISSLGHSILVPAVLHWPIDRQAPWFLPYIVVLHLGTAAALFIYFWRDWFALLGGAWKARGRPSDPNARLFWLLVVGTIPAGFIGLALEHKIRLLFSEFTVAAVFLMVNGVILFIGDALKKRAARHELTTMGWARAFGIGIAQALALIPGISRSGVTLVAGAWSGLDYASSARFSFLLATPVIGAAGLLEVPRLVMHRARLPEGLMLTIVAGGILAGVFAWLSTWVLMKYLGKTEVTALRPFGIYCLAAGAVALLLHFA
- the uvrC gene encoding excinuclease ABC subunit UvrC translates to MTDKRVFDSQRFLAHVTQSPGVYHMLDARGEILYVGKAGNLKKRLSSYFRKTGQSPKTRAMLAHLAAIEVSVTHTETEALLLENNLIKAQRPRYNVVLRDDKSYPYIRIETGMPFPRMSVYRGPQRPGSRYFGPYPSAHAARETVVLLQKLFRLRQCNDVFFRNRTRPCLQYQIQRCTAPCVKLVSADDYAEDVQHAIMFLEGRTREVMDTMVRRMEAASAAQNYELAARYRDQIASLRRTAERQHIDSARGDCDVIAASSRAGLHCVAVMLVRGGHSLGSRAFYPKTVGETSAQEVLAAFLPQYYLGRDIPRAILVSEKFSDAALLAEALASQSGHRVAIRRPQRGEGVKLLKLARANALESLNLRLAMDAGLRERYEALRETLNLDQLPARLECFDISHTMGEGTVASCVVFNAEGPAKAQYRRFNIEGVAPGDDYGAMHQALMRRYTRLKQGEGEIPDVLLIDGGKGQLHEAEKVLEELQVEGVTLVAVAKGPARRPGLEQLFLSARGAPLILPPDSPALHLIQQIRDEAHRFAIAGHRLRRARARRTSILESVAGLGPKRRQLLLKQFGGLQGITRAGVEDLTSVRGIGRELAAEIYALFHDNQ
- a CDS encoding 3-deoxy-7-phosphoheptulonate synthase class II, which produces MKKWQPDSWQSHAAGQQPLYADPAAVTRVLDAIRRLPPLVTCGEVDKLRRQLAEAGRGERFVLQGGDCAESFDACTAEPIANKLKILLQMSLVLVHGLKKRVVRVGRIAGQYAKPRSADLETRNGITLPSYRGDIINHAGFSAAERRADPALLLRGYEYAALTLNYVRALVDGGFADLHHAELWDLEFVRHSPLEAEYRRIVQSITDAMSFMETISGQSLSDSSSVDFFTSHEGLHLLYEQAQTQLVTEAGRWYNLATHFPWIGMRTADVDGAHVEYFRGIANPIAVKVGPDMTPEHLLALCAALNPDNELGRLTLIHRFGAARIEEKLPPLVEAVRKGRKQVLWICDPMHGNTELTASGLKTRRFENILGELESAFALHARLGSILAGVHFELTGDDVTECTGGARGLTEGDLERAYKSQVDPRLNYEQALEMAMRIVARKAGK
- a CDS encoding saccharopine dehydrogenase NADP-binding domain-containing protein yields the protein MHRVLVLGAGKIGSLLSGLLVASGDYQVDLADVNGHAAQSVVSAHGLPGIKAYQVDARDARALEAHCKAQPAAAVISSLPYFCNPPVAELARKLKLHYFDLTEDVEVTRAVTKTAAEASTAFAPQCGLAPGFISIAAHEIMRHFDELHDVKLRVGALPQNPGNMSKYALTWSSDGVINEYGNLCYGIANGKPAALMPLEGLETIQLEGRLYEAFNTSGGLGTLAETWAGKVRNLTYKTIRYPGHCEIMRVLMTDLRMNEHRDELKLILERAVPRTVQDVVLVYVSVTGLQHGKFMEENYVNAVYPQEIADKLWAAIQVTTASGVCAVVDLVLKTPGAYHGLIKQEQFRLADILANRFGKAYAQADSAELSARWVRTGAAGKQFVA
- a CDS encoding tetratricopeptide repeat protein, encoding MAEESLSLLARFKRHHIYRVATIYAVAAWIIIQLANSVFPDFGVPRTSVRLVIVVLLLGLPVVLMFAWLLIKPVDPEKLMRWQKRRWRLGLLLTAIVVAFVGVSGAYIWQVTSQNAFQAAQAPTIASVPTFSPPPNTIAILPFRNLSSDPKQQYVSDGLTQELTDDFSQFPGMQVIAWQTMNGYRDSNLSVEEIGKRLNVAYILSGSVMRNGDQLRASAALASTTSGNQVWSSRYDQDFKDVFAMQDSISKAIASVMQLKIAGSSQLVAPATQNPRAHDAYLRGKAAFGLRTAAGLREAIKQFQRAIKLDPQFAEAYAQLAGVYNTLPEVTYIPLQEANDKAMQAVKQALAINPNLAAAHAVLANIYTSEQKLDQAKAELLRTLALDPNNASAHYSYGVMLPLSEALYQYQQAALLDPDSWAAQQNLGTTYAELGKPQQALQAFQAAQSLSPDNIESPLEIAFLYHTQAKHADAVNTLRAVKPSNKGDARIVDASLLAYETLQDPALRKQALTTLKKLGSEKNSAFFHYYVATAYIVLGENQLAIEQIAQFCSSTPDSCNDIAVDNHYTTLHADLQFQALVSRYGLKHR
- the icd gene encoding NADP-dependent isocitrate dehydrogenase; amino-acid sequence: MNFAKIAPPKDGERIAINSDTTLSVPARPVIPFIEGDGIGVDVTPVMRKVVDAAVHKAYRGQRRIAWLETYAGEKAVRKYGRDQYLPEETLRVLRECVVSIKGPLGTPVGGGIRSLNVAMRQALDLYACVRPIRFFPGVSTPMKESELTDMVVFRENTEDIYAGIEWAAGTPQVHQVISFLQEKMGVTGIRFPGSSAIGIKPVSKEGSQRLVRKAIRYCVDHDRVSVTLVHKGNIMKYTEGAFRDWGYQVAKEEFSAMDMDGGPWCKFRNPKTGHDIVIKDVIADNFLQQILMRPEDFDVIATLNLNGDYISDALAAQVGGIGIAPGGNIGDGYAVFEATHGTAPGFAGKDRVNPGSIILSAEMMLRYLGWVEAADLILHGVARTIAARIMTYDLARLRQAIRVSKREIAGRRNVEEKMQSLIPGATLVGCSGFGEAVIAHMG